Below is a genomic region from Actinomadura sp. NAK00032.
CGCAGCGGCCCGAATTGGGCCTCGATCGGGTTGGCCCGCGAGGCGTAGGTCGGTGTGAGGCACAGTTCGACGTTGTTGCGGGCCGCCCAGGCTCTGATCTGTGGTGTCTTGTTCGCAGACAGGTTGTCCAGGATGACGTAGACCGGGGCGCCGTCGGGGCGGGCGGCGCGGATGGACTTCAGCGCGGCCAGGGTGTTGGCGCCGCTCTTGCCGCGGCGGGTGACGCCCCACAGGGTGTCATCGCCGAGTGAGTAGCAGCCGTGGAAGTAGCGGACGCCGTGGGTGCGCCGGTAGGTCCCCGGCAGCCGGTCCGGGCGCCCCTGCTCGGCCCAGCCGGTGCCGTGGCAGGGCCGGATCGACAGTGGCCCGAACTGGTCGAAGGCGAAGCACCGGTCCGCGAACCGGGTCGTGACCTCCTCGATGCGGTCGAGCTTGGTGTCGAAGTCGGGGTCGTTGGAGGTCTTCCAGGTGCGGGTGCGCTGGAAGGTGACCCCATGCTCATGCAGGATCTGCCGCAGCCGCTCGCGTCCGATCCGGATCTTCCGGTCGCTGTGGCCGGTGAGGTGGTCGGCGAGTTTGCGGACGCTCCAGCGGGTGAACGGGCGGCCGAGCTTGGTCGGGCGCGTGGTGGCCGTCTGGATGATGAACGCGATGTCATCGCCCGAGATGCGGCGGGGGCGGCCTCCCGCCCAGTTAGGGTCCAGGCAGGCCAGTCCCCGCTGATTGAAGTCGTGGATCACGTCCCGGACGGTGTCCTCGTGGGCGGCGACCAGCCGGGCGATCGCCGGGGCCGGTGTCCCTGCCGTCGACGCCTGGATGATCATCGCCCGGCGGACCCGGATCGACTCGTGCCCGCCCCGCCGGATGATCTGCTGCAGCCGGCGCCCCTCGTCCTCGGTCAACTGCCGTGCTCTGACCGGTTCTGCCACCAACCCGACTCCCCTCTCGACAACGACCTGTCCTCATCGAGGGTGAAGCCGATCAACCTGCCCGTCCCGGACCCTGCCCGGCGTGTCACCCAACCCGGTGAACGTTCGCGGTCATCGCACTAGACGCCCCACTGGAGGTCTGGGTCGGCGTCGACACCCACCGGGACGTTAACGTGGCAGTCGCTCTGGACGAGCGCGGCCGCTAGCTCGGGGACATAACGGTCCCGACCACCCGCGACGGCAGAGTCACCCTGCTGGACTCTGGGCATGCTCGCTCGGGGACGAGCTGCGCGGCTTCGCCGTCGAGGGAACCGGAAGCTACGGCGCCGGCCAGACCCGTCGCCTCCAAGCACACGGCCAGTTCGGCCT
It encodes:
- a CDS encoding IS630 family transposase; translation: MAEPVRARQLTEDEGRRLQQIIRRGGHESIRVRRAMIIQASTAGTPAPAIARLVAAHEDTVRDVIHDFNQRGLACLDPNWAGGRPRRISGDDIAFIIQTATTRPTKLGRPFTRWSVRKLADHLTGHSDRKIRIGRERLRQILHEHGVTFQRTRTWKTSNDPDFDTKLDRIEEVTTRFADRCFAFDQFGPLSIRPCHGTGWAEQGRPDRLPGTYRRTHGVRYFHGCYSLGDDTLWGVTRRGKSGANTLAALKSIRAARPDGAPVYVILDNLSANKTPQIRAWAARNNVELCLTPTYASRANPIEAQFGPLRTFVIGNSSHPNHTVLAWEIQAYLRWRNANARHPDVLAAQRRERARVRSERRQRRGRPRPKAA